In Brassica napus cultivar Da-Ae chromosome C2, Da-Ae, whole genome shotgun sequence, the sequence CGCAATATCGGTTGTCTGAGATATTTGATAATACAAGACCTGATCTAGCCTATAGTGTTGGAGTATTGAGTCGATATATGCATGATCCTAAAGAGTCACATAAGGCTGCTCTTAAACAAGTTCTCAGATATCTTCAAGGCAGTTTGGCGTGTGGTCTTGTTTATGAACCAAAATCGCAAGGAGGTTTGATTGGGTACAGTGATAGTAGCTACAACATTGATCCAGATGATGGCAAGAGTACAACTGGTCATATCTTCTATCTTGGTGGTAACCCTATTACTTGGTGTTCTCAGAAGCAAGAGATCGTAGCTTTATCATCATGTGAAGTCGAGTTCATGGCTGCAACAGAGACAGCGAAACAAGCGATATGGCTGCAAGAACTGCTTGGAGAAATCTTCAAGCATGCGTGTGACAGAGTAACAATACAGATTGACAACAAATCCGCCATAGCTTTGACCAAGAATCCTGTGTTTCACGGACGTAGCAAACACATACATGCGAGGTTTCATTTCATTAGAGAATGTGTTGAGAAGAACATGGTGAGCGTGGAGCACATAGCGGGTGTGATGCAAAAGGCTGATATTCTCACTAAAGCGCTTGGGAGATTGAAGTTTAAAGAGATGAGAGATCTCATAGGAGTTCAAGATGTTTCAAATGGAGACTTCAAGATCAAGGGGGTGAATGTTGAAGTGAACTTGAAGTAGCTTGAGGAGTAAGCTATATCTTTCCTAATGAGTTAAGGAATAggaaagataaatatgattgagAGTTATCGGTTAGAGAgttatcctaatgagtttaggaacttattttatatataaggatATGCAAGAGTGTTGCATAACTTGTGAGTTTagagagctttagtttttgagttattttctaaAGCATTGAGAGAGCTATAAtaaagagtttgagtttgatAAGTTCTTGAGTTCTTAATCGTTGAGCTACGATTACAGTTTGATTCAATAATTATTGTGCTGGGACAGATACCCAATAAGTTACATGCCTTCCAACTTCCGCCCAGAAAACCTCGTTAAGCTCCAAATGCAGAGGAGCAAACTTGAGAAGTTGTGGAAAGGAGTTTGTCTAAGCTTTTACTCTAAGAAATGCATCTTTTATTTTCTCAAGTGATAACCATCTAAATTATTGAGTATCTTACTTATACTTCAGGAACTTAAAGGACTCAAGATTATGGACTTGGGGGGATCCAGAAATCTTATGGAAATCCCAAATCTTTCAAAGGCCACTAATCTTCAGATACTTCGTCTCAACAACTGCTCGAGTTTGGTGGAGCTTCCCTCCACTATCCAGTATCTCAATAATCTGGAGGAGTTGAACATGCAGTTCTGCAAAAACCTAGAGATTCTTCCAAAAGGTGTCAATCTTGAATCTCTAGATCACCTTGATCTTAGTGGATGCTCACGGTTGAAGAGTTTTCCTGATATCTCAACCAACATCTCATTTTTGAATATAAGCCAAACAGCGATTGAAGGAATTCCCACAAATTTGCATTTTGATAATCTCGTTAAACTTTTCATGTATGACATGATGAGTGTTCAACTATGGGAAGGAATGCAGGTATGTCTTTAATCTCATATTTAATAAGAAGTTACTGCCGCTAAGTTGAGTTTCTTAAACATTATGACAACGTATGTCTGTAGTACTGTTATGATTCTTAGAATACTATCTATTTTCTTATGTGAATAATAGTGAATAACACTAAAATCATTCaacatctctatttttttttttttggtacagCCGCTTACACCCCTCATGACCATGCTGCCTCCCACTTTGGAAATACTGGATCTCTCGGATATCCCAAGTTTGTTGGAGCTTCCTTCCTCAATTCAGAATCTATATAAACTGGAGGTGTTGCACATTATTGACTGCACAAATCTGGAGACTCTTCCTGTCGAAATAAACCTTGAATTTCTCAAGATCCTCCATCTTACTGGATGCTCACGGTTGAAGAGCTTTCCAAGTATCTCAACCAATGTCTCGGAGCTCTTTCTAGAACGAACAGCTATTGAAGAAGTTCCTGGATGGATCGAGAACTTTGCTCACCTCACTTATCTACACATGCGTGGATGCAACAAGTTAAAATATGTTTccttaaacatttataaattggAACATCTAGAGATGGTTGACTTTTCATACTGCGGCTCGTTGACTGCAGCTAGCTGGATTGAAAGTCCACGTCTGCTGGCAATGGAAACAGAGAATATCCACTCGAAGTTACGGGTCCTCAAAGAGGCTTCCTTTCTTCTTCCAGATAATTATGTCCCAAAAATCCAGCTCAAACTGATCAAATGCTACGAACTGGATGAAGAGGCTATCCTTCGGCAACAACCATGGTTTTTCAAGTCCATGATGTTTTTAGGTAATGAAGTGCCTCCATATTTCACGCACCGTAATACTGGAACCGTTCTCATCGTCCCTCTACTTCAGACCTCTCTTTCTTAACAGTTCTTCAAATTCAAGGCTTGCGCAGCGGTTGCATCAAAAATTTCAACATATATTCCATTCGAAATCCAGGTAAATTGTTGGTTCATAGACAGCCTTGAGTGTTATTTCCATCGTTTCCCTCTAAATGAAGACAATGCTCCACTAACGCAACTTAGTTACGATTACGTGGAGTTAGAGTTTTTCACGGACTACTATGAATTCCAAATTAGAGGATGTGGTATACGACTCCCCGAGGACGGTCCATATCTAAAAAGTGATTGTTATGGAGCCAGAGCGATAAGAGGAAGAAGAGCCCTGGGTAGAATCTTGAGCAATTCCTTGAGAAAAAATTCCAGTGAACTGAATATGAATCGAAGATGCAGGAAGCAAATGAGCGTCGTAAGCAAGCATACTTTAATTCCTTTTTCAGGATAAACTAGCAAATGATTCTATATTACCTAAAATATTCAACTGAGGTCgttttcttctctgttttgttttgtttttttttaatattttgttcagCCGCGTACACCCGTCAGGACGATGCTGTCAACCTTTTTGACGTCTCTGGAACTCTCGCTTATACCAAGTTTGGTGGAGACTCTTTCTTCATTCCAGATTcctaataatttgaagaagttAAGGATTATATATTGCATGGATCCGGAGACTCTTCCAGAAGGCATCAACTTAAAATCTCTCGACTTATACTATCTAACTAGATGCTCACGGCTTCAAACCTTTCCTGATGTCTCAATCAACATCTCAAAGCTCTATCTAAGTCATACAGGGATCGAAGAGGTTCCTTGGTGGATCAAATACCTGTCTCACCTAGTCTCCATGGAGATGTGGAAATGCAACCAGCTAAAATACATATCACCAAGAATTTTCCAACTTGATAATATTGACGTGGTTTCCTTCTCAGACTGTGAGCAGTTGGCAGAATTTGAAGGGACAAAAGAAGCAAAAGGCATCAACAATCCTCTCACCATGTTGATCATGTTCACCAACTGCTTCAGACTGAATCAAGTCGAAGCATTCGCTCAACAATCAGCTTCCATGCATCGCATATTACCAGGTGTCAAAGTGTCTCCATGTGTTACTAACCGCTCTACTGGTAGCTTCCTTACCGTCTCTCGACATAGTTCGCCTCTCTCAACACAATCACCTTCGGACTTCAAGGCTTGTATCTTGCTTTCTGAAGTAACCGCTAGCCATCATCAGCTTTGCTTTATAGACATCCATGTACATTATCGTTTCATAGATAGCCACGGGAACTACTTTGAGCCGGCTGAACCAAGCTGTTTCTCCTTGGATCAGAAAATTAATCACCTGATTATGTTTGACTGTCACTTCCCTCTAAACCAAGAGTGGAATCAAGTTGAGATAGAGTTTCGTCATAATAGTAACCGACTCAGACTAAAAGAATGCTGTATGCCACTCTCGGCTCCATTTCTGGTAACTTGGAAAGAAGCCGATGAAAGCAAATTTGATGATAATGAAGGCTATGCCACTGCACTTAGTAAAGAAGAGTGGGGAGGCGACAGTGATGATATAGGTTATGAGACGgcagatgatgaagaagagtgTGGAGACAATACTGATAATGAAGACTATGATACTGCACTTAGTGAAGAAGAGTATGGAGACAACCAAAGATCCTATTGATTTGCTTCGCAAAGGTACAACAATTGTTAATTGATTCTAATAGCTTAATAGCTTACACGTTTCTGTATCCCTTGTAATCGATCTTGCATATTATAGTTACACTCATGaacaatacatttatatttatgtatgatAAAGAAACAAACGTCAAGAGCAAATCTTTACTActgtttcaaaatatttgattatgcCTGTGAATGAAGCGAATATGGTTTCTTTGTAAGAAAAACAGGCACTCAcctttacaactttttttttggtaaaatgttaaatttatactatttttgagatttataaatgttctgTACAACTTATTTGaaaagaaattaaagaaaagaAGGAACAAGTACAACCAAACTCAAGCGCGGACAGACTTCAGGGAGGTTAAGTACACGAGAAATAGAACTGCAGCATCGAGGGCGAGCGATCTGAAGTTGGGAAGGAGATGAGGTGGTCACGGATAAGACGGTCCCACGCAGGACTGAGACCTGCAACTGATGTAGTTGTTGAGGTGAAGATCCTGGCATTTCTTTCCCGCCAAATAAGGTAGATGGCTGACTGAAGAATTAGCTTGAACAGGGCCTCTTGTTCGGTCAAGGTGACACTGATTAATTAAAGCTGCTGATGAGTGCAGATCCGAGGGTGTTGCAGCGAGGATTTGCTACGCAAAGTGCttccatatgctggaaaataaATCACATTCAAAGAAGAGATGGTGATGTGTTTCGACACCGAAAGAGCATAGAACACAATCAGCTGGTACATTGAGGCCCCATCTTCTCAAGCGATCGCAAGTCACTAGTCTACGCAGCATAGCCATCCAAGTAACAAATCCATTACGAGGTATGTTTTCCTTGAACCAGACAACCTTCAACCAGAAGACTGAAGGTGATTTGTGTCTTATGTGTTCCCAAGTAGTCTTGGAGGAAAAGAGAGGGCCAAATCTTCCATCTGCCTTGCCCCATAAGTACTGATCAGGACCCTTATGAGGCGACGGAGGAGAGACTGTTGTCAAGACTATTCAAAGAGTCTCAGCTGCAGGAGATCTCGCTTGAGGAAGGTGCCAGGCGCCCTGGCATGTAGCTTCTGAGATGAGACTGTTGCGCATTTCCTGAGACGTAACATTTTGGGCCCGCCTTCACCAAGTACAAAGATCAGTTGATGTGATCTTGGGCTCATATGTGAAGTTATGGACATGAAAGACATTCAGAAATTGACCCATGATGTTAGCTAACATGTCAAGTCCATTTTTATCAAGTTACAAGCccaagaaaaatcaaaatcaagtgGTTCTTTTGCTGTCCAAGAAAAGTGACGAAAATCAGAAATTAAATTGCATGGAAAGTTTCTCTCTCTTACATGCAAGGAATGCTTGTTTCAAgaacattctctctcctccatgCATTGCTTTTGTGATTTCCTAGAATAATAAATATCTAGCATTGTTTGCAAGTTTTGATTTCCTATAAATAAGTTGTAATCTCCATTATAATAAAAGGAGCTATGAGTATTATTTTTGAACCTTGAGAGTTATTCTCACTTTTCTTTCAATGGTGTGTAATAACCATTGATCTTTTCGATCCGTCTTGGTGCGTCATATCCAAGGGATCAAACCGATTTGTCTTTGTGCGTCATATCCATGTAATATACCTCATTCTCGTCTAGGTGTGTCATATCCTAGGGCATTGAGTTGGAATATCAGAGGTCTTCTGCATCCTCTGTGCGACATAACGATCCACAATAAATCAGGAGCTTTCTTCATCTCTTATGTCACCATTCAATCTAACGCCTTGTTTCTTCGGAATTTTACGTTCCATTGAAGTCAAGGATTATCCATGCCAATTCAGAGTGCCGAATCCTTGGGAGATTCTcatcaattggtatcagagcaacacTCTGAGTTTGGTAGTCACTTCGGTTATCCACCATTCTCATCTATCCAtcttctaaaaagaaaaaaaaaacggagttttattatttatattctacAAATATGATGGATCATTTGGAAAGTGTGTgttcaagtttttctttatttggaGAGCAAGATTTGAGGAAAAATCTTTTTGAACAGGAGGAGTATGATGTGATCTTGGGCTCATACGTGAAGTTATGGACATGGAAAACATTAAGAAATTGACCCATGATGTTAGCTAACATGTCAAGTCCATTTTTATTGAGTTACAAGTCCAAGAAGAATCAAAATCAAGTGGTTCCTTTGCTGTCCAAGAAAAATGACGAAAATCAGAAATTAAATTGCATGGAAAGCTTCTCTCTCTTGCATGCAATGAATGCTTGTTTCAAGAACATTTTCTCTCCTCCATGCATTGCTTTTGTGATTTCctagaataataaaatagagaaaattaCTAGAATGTATAAGAAAAGTTGGTTTATTACTAGAGtgttaaatatcttttaaaaattactagaatgtttTCCTCCGGCCCATAGTAAATGACAATAAGGGcctttggttagttttttttaattgaaattatttttaaacattaaatccACATCACTAATTAAATATACACATCATCAGAATAGAAACCAAACCGTCTCTTCTCCGACATAACTACatagaagtaaaaaaaaaaaactaagaacattGTCTTTGTCGTCTCGAAGAAGGAATCGTCGAAGAAGGAACCGCGAGGATACTCCCACTCTCTGTCATCGACATTGTCTGTGTTTACTTCCTCTTCCTCGAACTACCTCTTTGACGTGATACTCTATTTTCTCTGTTATCGTCGTGCCCGAAATCGTCGTCTTCAATCGTTTGTACGAAATCGCCTTCGCCTTCTTATCTACGAGTTCGTCTTTTCCGGTAGGATATCGCGAcggtatatattatattttgttgcgACTAAGATAGGGTTATGTTGTGGCTGTGATATGGTTTTGTTGAGGGTTTTGTTGCGTCTGAGTTAGGGTTTTGTTGCGTCTGAGTTAGGGTtatgttatggctgagttatctCTGTGTCGTGACTAAGTTAATGTtatgttgtggctgagttacttttatgttgtggctgagttacAGTTATGTTGTGACTGAGTTATTCAAACATTTTGTTGCTGAGTTATTGTTATAGTACGGATGTGTTATTGTTATCTTGTGGCTGATTTATTGTTGGGTtatatgatcagatggatgttgCTGAAGTTAAATCACGGGATTACCCTCCAAGACTTTACCCTGAAGGGTCTTCTAACCtggaaaaaaaagtaattaatcACAATTTCCGTCCAGGAAATTTCCCCCACATTAGAGAAACAATTGGAAATGATGTGTGGGAAGAACTGGTGAACTCTCCCATTGGAGTAGTTGCTAGGCTAGCTGGACGCGAAAACATATGGTCTGGTAGGACCGTACACTATCTACTATGAAGACAGCTGCGAGTACATAAGAAGGAGATATGGTGTCTCATGGTTGATGAGGCTATCAGGTTTAGCTTGCTCGAGTTTGGTGAGATCACTGGGTTAAACACAGGTTCATTGCCAACATAAAGGTTTGAAGCTGATCAATACAAAGAGTTTTGGGAGGAGTTGAAGGTGCCTCTTGGGATGGGACCCAAGTTAGATGAACTGAAGGAACAATTAGCGTTCTATCCGCTTTGGATTTTTGAAAAGTGTAAGTGGTTGGGGCTGCTATTTCTTTAAGCCATGGGAGTCTATTGTTTGCATCACAATTCAAGGATACCTTTTGAAAGTGCAATATGGGTATTCGACGATGAAGCCATGGGGTCATATCCATGGGGTCGGACTGCATACGAAGTTCTCATTGACTCTATTAAAACGTTGGCTCCAGAAGGAGGGTCATACACAATAAGCGGCATAACCGTCGCGTTATTGATTTGGGCATATGAATCTGTCGCCTGCTTCGGTGAGAATTTTGGGAGGGTGGTGAATAATGAAGACGTTCCGCTTTTGCGATGGGGTGGAAAGCGTACACGTGCAAGTTTTGATAACTTGTTGGCTGCCGAAATCAAAGAGCATGGCGAGGTAAGGTTTAACGCtgagtttttattatttgatggctgatttattatatttgatggctgagttatgtgttATTTTGGTGGCTGAGTTTAATTATAACCTGGTGTTGCAGGTGCGTCTGAGGAGAATGGTTTTGAAGGACTCAATTGAAGAGATGTTTCCTAAATGGCCGGGTGAACCTGACGACCCACAACTCGTTAGCTTGATAACAGACATACATGCAGGTAGATTTGTGAAAGGTTTTTGGGAAGTGCATGGGAATACGCAGGGTAATGCGCAGGGGAAGgggaataagaagaagaagaaaatgaagggTGGAGTTTCGTCAGAAGCTGAGCCACCCActaagaagcagaagaaagttAAGACACAAAATGAGTCTGAAGCTGCTGCAGCGGGAAAGGGTTCTAGCGAGAAGGAAGGTAGCAAAGATTTGGAGTTGGAGAACAAAGCGACTCTGACGACCATTGTGAGTACTCTGGATTATATTTCCACGAAATTTGAGCAGTTTGACTCATGGTTGGAAGCTTACGAGTTAGACCGGAACAGACCATTGATGGACCAAAAGACCATTGATGACAGGGTGAAAGCTTTACTGGAGGAGCGTCTGAAAGTTCTGGGAGTTGGGAAAATTCCCGAAAACAATGATAACCCTTCTCCACCATCAGCAGATAAAGCTTTATCGTTGGCATCACCGTGGGTTAAAACGCAGCAGAAGTCTGTCAATAGTCCAGCGTTAGCTGCGACTTCTGGTAAGATTTTTGGACCGAAAAAGAATTTGGCGAAGGAGCTTGATAAGGAATCAGGGGTGAAAAGGACTTTGGCTGAGGAGTTTGGCAGTGTCGCAAAAGCTACTGATCTTGATAGTCAACATATTGATTTCGTATTAGTTTCTCCTTCAAAGGCTACTAAGGAAGATAAGGATGCTAAGGTTCCAGCCTATGGATGCGGCTGTAGGGGTAAGCGTATTGTTAAGGGTGAGGAAGccgatgagaaaaaaaaaacagcgcAGGCAGATGCTGCATttaagaggaaggagaaggctGAGGCTAAAAAAAAAGCGGCTGAGGCTAAGAAAAAAGATGCTGAGGCTAAGAAAAAAGAGGCTGAAGCTAAGAAAAAAGAGGCTGAattaaagaagaaacaagaggctGAGGGTAAGAAAAAACAGGTTGAGctaaagaagaaacaagaggctGAGCTAAAGAAGCGAAAACAGGCTGAGTCAAAGAACAGGCTGAGAGGACAGTGTATTTGCTGATGTGACTGACGAAGTTGTTGGGGAAGAGAACAAATTTGCGCTGGAGTCTGATGTCGAGAATCAGGAAGTGATTAGATCTGCCGTAGTAAGGGAATATCGGGAGAAACGTGTTCAATTATCTCCAAAAGGGTTTGCATTGACGGCAGTTTCTTCACCACTAGTTTTTCCGTACGTTGGAGACGATGGAACAACGTGCCTGAGGAAGAATGTTACTCCTTCATTAGTAATATATGACCCTCTAGCACCTATTGATCCGGTGCTATTAGAAAAACTGATGCAACACATTAAGGGAATTCCACCCAAACCACCAGCACCAGCAGATAAACCAGCAGTCTTCTCCACTGATCATGAGGGTGATTTCTACAGCATACTCATCCATGAAAGACCGTGGCCGGAAAAGGAATATGGATGGATGTTTGATAATGTAAGTCTTTAGTGCGGctaagttatatattaattttattatattgcggctgagttatatatttgattacggCTGACTTACATATTCTTTTAGTACGGCTGAGTTAcatattcttttattatatCACGGCTGActtgttaatattatttgtgtagcatgtcgttgcgTATTTGAACGTCCTCATTAAAAGGTCCATGCGAAATCCCACTCCATTCTGGTCCAAGCAGATTGACTTCGTTGCCGTTTGATGGCAAAGTTTTTTGATTCACGATTTCACTCAGTTCAAGATAAAACCTAGTATGTTCAATTTCAAAGGCAATGGTTATGAAGATATGTTAAAGGGTAAGCTTCCCGATCACTGTCCAACAAAATTGAAGTGGTATGAAGATGTGGATCACTTGTACGGATGTCTTCAAACTGGCAGAAATCACTGGGTTGCGTATCATGTGgatctgaagaaggagaagattgaTTGCTACGATCCAATCTTTGGAGAGGCAACACCCGAAAGTGAGCAGAGAATTCTAAATTCATTTAAACCGCTGACGCACATGATTCCGTATATGTTGAGTGATCATATTCCTGCCAATATCCGAGCCCCTAGTAAGAAGAAGTTCTCATTCATAAGGAGGAGCAAAAGATAAACTCCACAAAACACCCAGATTGGCGATTGTGGGGTGTATTCGTTGAAGTTTGTGGAGTGTCTAGTGCTTGGTGTAACGTTTGATGGGATAAACGATAAAAATATTCAAGGTTTACGGATGAAGATGGCAGCAGAGATCCTCGATGAAGGAGGAAATTCTGTGATGAGCAATTTGCTGGCTAATTGAACATGTGTTTGTTATTTTGTACTTGACTTATGTTGTTGTTTTGTACTCGACTTATGTTATTTTGTACTTTATTAAGTATTTGACTTAGTCTTATCAGTTTTATAACCCAGCCGTGTCGTATATGTGTAACTCAGCCTTACCCCAAACATACCCTAGAATcgtaaaatgtttatataactcatTCGTATCGATTAGTATAAGCCAGCTGTTACGATATtataactcagccatacctcaaacataccctagaatcaaaaaaattaaatggttatactttaaaatgttaaattgaaaCTCCAATTATAAATTTGAAGTGAATATATAATCAACTGAATGTGTCTTCTTTATTGAATTTACGAGTTTAGAATCAATCATGATCTTGAGGTATATGTTGTCT encodes:
- the LOC106378452 gene encoding uncharacterized protein LOC106378452, which gives rise to MGVYCLHHNSRIPFESAIWVFDDEAMGSYPWGRTAYEVLIDSIKTLAPEGGSYTISGITVALLIWAYESVACFGENFGRVVNNEDVPLLRWGGKRTRASFDNLLAAEIKEHGEVRLRRMVLKDSIEEMFPKWPGEPDDPQLVSLITDIHAGRFVKGFWEVHGNTQGNAQGKGNKKKKKMKGGVSSEAEPPTKKQKKVKTQNESEAAAAGKGSSEKEGSKDLELENKATLTTIVSTLDYISTKFEQFDSWLEAYELDRNRPLMDQKTIDDRVKALLEERLKVLGVGKIPENNDNPSPPSADKALSLASPWVKTQQKSVNSPALAATSGKIFGPKKNLAKELDKESGVKRTLAEEFGSVAKATDLDSQHIDFVLVSPSKATKEDKDAKVPAYGCGCRGKRIVKGEEADEKKKTAQADAAFKRKEKAEAKKKAAEAKKKDAEAKKKEAEAKKKEAELKKKQEAEVVGEENKFALESDVENQEVIRSAVVREYREKRVQLSPKGFALTAVSSPLVFPYVGDDGTTCLRKNVTPSLVIYDPLAPIDPVLLEKLMQHIKGIPPKPPAPADKPAVFSTDHEGDFYSILIHERPWPEKEYGWMFDNFKIKPSMFNFKGNGYEDMLKGKLPDHCPTKLKWYEDVDHLYGCLQTGRNHWVAYHVDLKKEKIDCYDPIFGEATPEMLGVTFDGINDKNIQGLRMKMAAEILDEGGNSVMSNLLAN